The sequence TTTCTTCAAGCATTTTGAAGAAATTATTAATACATGGAAAAGTACTTTTTCCATCACCTTTCCAAAGGAAATTTTTCTGCTCTTTGGTCAATTGATGATAAGGTTTATGAATAGGAAAGTCTCCTGCCTTTTTGATAAAGTCTTTTTTCCATTCGCTCATGGTTTCTCCTCGCCAGCAGGCTACAGCATCTTCATAGATGGAAAGTGTCTTATTAGGAACCACTAAATCTTCATCAATTCCAATTACTTTTCCATAGCCTTCGCATGCCGGACATGCTCCATACGGATTATTGAAGCTAAAAAAATGAACATTGGGTTCAAGAAACTCCATTCCATCCAATTCAAATTTATTGGAGAACTCTTTTACCTTTTCGGTGTCTGTATTTTTTAAAGAACAGTAGCCATGACCTTCATAAAAAGCCATCTGAATAGAGTCTGCCAATCGCTGTAAAAAGCTTTCATCTTCTTCATAAGAAAAACGGTCGATCACCAAATTGATCTTCATTCCTTTTTCCGGAGCAAATCCGAAGCTTTCAAGATCTTCAATTCCTGCCAGATTTCCGTTGATTTCAAGTCTTGTAAAACCGGCCAATTTTAAAACGTTCAGTGTTTCCTTGAAATTATCAGCATCATATTCCAATGGAGCGGTCAATAAAAAAGAAGTGTCTTTTTTAGAAGCCTTAATGAAGTCTACCACATCAGAAACCGAATCTTTTTTCACTTCTTCTCCTGAAACAGGAGAAAATGTCTTTCCAACCCTGGCAAATAAAAGCTTCATATAATCATAAATCTCCGTAGATGTTCCTACAGTAGAACGTGGATTGGATGAAATCACTTTTTGCTGGATAGCAATAGAAGGAGCAAGCCCTTTAATATCATCAATTTTAGGCTTTTCTAATTTTCCTAAGAACTGACGGGCATAAGAACTTAAACTTTCCACATACCTTCTCTGTCCTTCTGCATAAATGGTATCAAAAGCCAGAGATGATTTACCACTTCCTGATACTCCGGTAATAACAATGAGTTTGTTTTTCGGGATCAGAACATCTATATGTTTCAGATTGTTAAGATGGGCATTCTTAACGAATATCTGTTTTTTTATGTCTATTTCTGTAGTATTAGCCATATTTTGTTTATTCATAAAAACAACTGTACAGTGTTACAAGCTGTCAGTTTAATGGTGTTTTCCGGAATATTCCGGGATGTTATCAATTGAACTTTCAAACTGTTTCAAGATTCAGCTGACAGAGACAGCAATTTACAAAATGCTGCCAAAAATACAGTTGAAAAAGAATGTTCGCTCTGTAAAATTAAGACCCACAAAATTACGAATTTTTTAGCGAAAATTAATTGTTTCTCCTATCACTAAAATTGTATATAAAAAATAAAAAAGAAGGTGTTGACGAACAAATATTGCATTCCAAAAAGGGATAACAGAGATCAGTTTTGTGGAATTATATTCTAATTATCCCTTGTTTTTATTGAATTATAAAAGGTTTTTGAAGCTTTACTGTGTTTTTTTATTAGGGTATTGTTTTATATTTTAAAATTTTTTAAAATTGTATTCATAAATATGTAATGTAGAAATGGTAAAACTATTCAGAGATCTAGTTACACATTTAATGAGAAAAAGATAAAACTACTCCCTCAAAAAAACATAGACGCAGCATTCCGGCAGCGTCTTTTTTATGACAAGTATCATTTGCCTGTCTTCCTGAACTCCCTTACTTTTGAATCTTGTTAAAAGAAACTACGGAAACGATTATGATCAAAAAGATAGGAAGTGCTTTTTTTCTGGGATCTCTGCTTTGGGTACAAGCTCAGGAAAAAACTACAGATATTGAAAACATTGAATTTCAGGGGAAATTTATCTCTACACCTTACAAAAGTGCCAACCAGAATATTACGGTCATCACCAAAGAAGATATTGCTAATGCCCCATCCAAAAGTATTGATGAAATTCTTCAGCAGGTTCCGGGTATGGATATCAGGAGGAGAGGATCTAATGGAGTTCAGAGTGATATCAGTTTCCGTGGAAGTTCCTTTGAGCAGGTTTTGTTATTATTGAACGGAGTTAGAATTAATGATTCCCAAACAGGACACAATTCCATGAACATTCCGGTAGATCTGGAAGATGTGGAAAAAATTGAGATTATAAAAGGTCCTGCTGCTAGGCGTTTTGGACAAAATGCTTACGCTGGGGTTATTAATGTGATTACCAAACCGGGAATAGGAAAGAAAGTTAAAATCAGTGCAGAAGGTGGTGATTATAGTTCTTATAGGTTAGGCTTTAATGCTCAGATGGGAAATGAAAAGTTTTCCAATACCCTTCAAGCTAATTCTTCCGGATCACAAGGATATATGTATAATACTGACTACGAAATCAGAAATGTATTCTATCAGGGAAAGCTGAATATTAAGAATGGTGATCTGAGACTTCAGGCTGGTTTTTCAGAAAAGAAATTCGGTGCTAATGGATTTTATGCTTCTAAATCTGCTGTGGATCAATATGAAGAAATGCAGGCTTCCATTGTAAGCGTTGCCCATCAGCAGACTTTCGGTAAATTAAAGATTAATTCTAATGTATATTGGAGAAGAGGGCAGGATATGTACCTTTACAAAAGACAAGACCCTTCTTTTTACAGAAATATGCATATTGGGAATAATGTTGGAGGTGAAGTAAACTCCAGTTATCAATGGGGATTAGGAACTACCGGAGTGGGTGTGGAACTGAGAAAAGAGTTTTTGGTAAGCAGCAATTTAGGGAATCCTAATCGTTTTGTTTCCCAGGTTTTCTTTGAACATCATTTCTCATTATTCGATAAAAAATTAAACATCAGTCCTGGAATTTCTTGGGCCAACTATTCTAAAGAAGGTAATTTTTTCTATCCTGGATTGGATGTAGGATATAATTTCAATCCTAACAGTAAAGTCTATGGAAATATTGCCAAAGTACACCGTATTCCTACTTTTACCGATCTTTATTATATAAGTCCGCAAGAGCGTGGTAACCCAAATTTGCTACCTGAAAATGGAATTTCATCTGAAGTGGGCTACCAATATCAGGATCAAAAGATTTTAGCCAAAATTAGTGGGTTTTTAAGAGATTCAAAAAATTCTATTGACTGGGTTAAAAAAGATATCAATGATAAAACATGGGTTGCAGATAATGTAGGAAACATCAAAATCAAAGGAATAGAAACTGAAATAAACTATAAAATGAACAATTGGCTGAAGCTGATGGCAGGGTATACCTATATTGATGGCAAGTTTCAGAACTCCAATGAGTTGGTTTCAATATATGTTATGGATAATCTGAGACACCAGTTCATTAGTAAAATGGAAACAAAATTTCTAGGTGCTTTCACAAATGAATTGGTTTACAGGTACAATCAAAGGATGAACCTGGGAAGCTATCAGCTATTGGATGAGAAATTAAGCTTTAGCAAAAGAGACTATTCGGTATATGTTCTAGTGAATAATATTACCAATACAAAATACACGGAAGCATTTGGAGTAGAGATGCCACAAAGATGGTTTCATATAGGCTTTTCTTACACAATTAACATGAAGTGAGCGTTAAATCAATATTAATTAAAGTTAATATTAACAAATTGTTAAAAAAATTACATTTGCAAAAATTTTTTATGAAACGTTTTCTAGGTTTAGGTCTACTTCTTAGTCTATCTTTAATCAAAGCTCAGGAACATATCTCCAGCTTTAATGCAGTGACTCTAACCTATAAATTTCATCCTAAATTTTTCATCTATGGAGAAGGGCAGTTGAGAGGTAATGAAGATTATACCTATCCTGATTATTATGAAATAAAAGGGGGATTAGGATATAATCTTACCAAGAATCATAAACCTTTTGTAGGACTTGGAAGATATGTTAATTATAAGGACCATAAATTAAGTAGAGAAGAATTCAGAGTATGGCTTCAGGATATCATTGATATTAAAAAAGGTATTGTGAAGTTTGAAAACCGTTTCCGTGCTGAAAAGAGTTGGTTTTATGAGCCGCAAACTGATCAGACTTCTCAAAGAATGCGTTACCGTTACCGTCTGAATGTAAGTGTTCCTTTAAACTCTAAAACGATCAAAAAAGGAACTGTTTTTGCCAATGCTTATGATGAAATTTTCTTGGTATCCCCAATGAAGCCCACTTTTGCCAGAAACAGGGTGTATGGTGGCTTTGGCTATCAGATTGATGATTATTTTGGAATTTTGAGCGGATACCTTTGGCAACGTGAATTTGAAGCAAAAGGAAATAAGAATTTACATTTCATCTACTTGGCATTGAATATCAACATTGATGGTACAGATCACGAGGTGAAAACATATGATTTCCCAGGGGCAGATTAAGAGACTCTGTCTAAATCTGACTGTAAATTTAAAAGTTCCTGTTTTGTATTAAGGTAATAAGTAGTTAAAAGACCCTGATATTTTTCAATCAATAAGGATACTGAATCTACCTCATTCTGAAGATATCGATCATTATTGAAATAAATATATTCAGTATTTACAAACTGCTGAAGAAGATTATTTTCTTCATCCGTCAGGAATTCTTTGTAAGCAGAATTTTCCAAAAGGTTTCTGATCTTTTGTTTAAACGGTTTTTCTGCCTTCAAAAGCTTTGCTCTGTGTTTACGAATTTCTTCAAAAGGTAAAGTAACCGCCATGAATTGTAAGTATCCAATAAATTCATTAAGGTTTTCTTGAAATTCATCAAATTCTTTGTCTATTGCTGACATTTTTTTGTATTGACGTATTAAATCCATTCGCTGTTCATCAGTGCATATATGATAATAATACTGGAAAATGGATTTGTCGTTTGTATCAAGCTCAGCAGTTACCTGGGTAAGTTCTTTTTCAAGTTGTGGGATAATGTTTCCAGCATCTTTTGCTTTGTGTAAGGTACCGTTATATCTGAACGTTTTTATTTCTTTTGGTTGAGAAACTAAATATTTTAAAGTTTGAAGATCTTGTTCTATCCCTGCTTTTTCATACACAAGAGAAACTTTTTTATCACTGAAAAGATCAGATCCATGCTGAAGCTTGGAATTTGGAATAATAGCTTCAATATTTTCTAAAATAGGGGTGTGCCTTTCATAATAACCATTAAAACAAGAAATAAGAAGTTGATAATTATTGTTTTCCAAATAAAGCGAGGTAAAAGTTTCGTCTTCAATAACTTCTCCAACATTTTTAATATTTAATAATGTGAGATACTTTGAAGTTAAAGTTTCGCATATATTTTCATAACCTTTTATTATTTCTCCCGCAGGTCTGTGATCTCTGCTTGTGTTTTCGGATTCGTTCCCTTTAATCCTTTTGACTCTCTTGGCAATATCGGGATGAGATGCCCATTGGTCTTCAATCTCAATTCTGGATTTGTTATATCGGGTCAAATCTTCCAAATCTATTTGTGGAAGTCCGTTTACATAAGGATGATTATTTCTTTCACTGAAAATTTTCATTAAAGAAACCTGATTTTTGTAAATATTTTTAGGAAGATATTTCTGATTGCTTTCAATATAGAAATTGAGCGTATAAGTAAGAGCAGCATCACTCAATTCCAATCTCAATAACGATGAAATCTGCTCCTCAGGATTTGTTATGAACGTTGAGATTGCATCGGCATGATATTCCATTTCTCTTTGAAGCGAAGCGTGATTTTTAAAAAGAAAATTTGAAATACTTTTAAGAATATATTGAAATGCACTGATGAAACTCACTGAGATGAGACCGAAAATTTTAAAAAATACATTGCCTCCTGAAAACGCTATAATGAAATTTTCATAATCTTTATTATTATAAACGGTTTCAAAAATGATTTTTTCGGCCTGATTCACATAACCACCTACTTTCATACTTCTTTGAGAAAAATGCCCAAACTCATGAGCAAGAACCGTTCTCAATTCTCCGGCACTTGTTGAATTAATAAGTCCCATGCCTATAGTAAGGTTTTTCTTTACGGGTAGAAACATACTCCAGAAAATAGAATTATAGCTTACACTGGCATTTACCTCCGGCGAAAGAAAAACTTTCTTGGGAGCCTGAACTTTTGTTTTCATTACAATTTCGTCAATCATATTAAAAAGTTCGGGTTGATGGGAGCGTGTTACTTCTATCAGATGACGTGTACTGTAATTATTTTTTCTGAAAATAAATCGGATAAGAAAGATAAATACAAAAACACCTATACTAAATAATCCTACTGCACCAAAAATAGTAAAATAATTAACTTTAATACTCAATAGCTGGATGGCACCATAACCTAATAGGAAAACCATTAGGAGAGAGGTTAGGATAAGTATTAAATATATCAGAAAAAAAACTGAAACTGATATAATAGCAGAAGTCAGCTTAGATTGATAAGCAGTTGAAATTTTGGGCAGGTTATTAGTCATTTGTGTGTTTTTTATTAATATTTCTCTATAAGATAACGATAGGCTTTAAGATATTTATTAAACCTTTTAATGTCTTTAGGAGTAAGTTCTCGGTTTACTCTTCTAAGATCCATATTATCACGAAGATCATTAATTTTTACTGCGACCGCAAGAAGGGATCTTTCTGTTCTTTTAATGAATTCATCATAGTCTTCTTCCGGATCGAATTTGGTAAGGCAGCTGATGGCGAAAATAATGTATTCGGGAAATCCTTCTGCTCTTAAATAATCAAGGCTGAATTCCAATGGATGATCTTCTACAACATCATGCAGCACACCAACGATTTTTTCATCAATTGTTTTACCATATTCCATGACACGCATAACGTGGGCAATATAAGGAGCGTGGTATTTATCAGTTTGTCCTTTATGAGCCTTATCGGCAATCTTTATAGCTTTATTGAGTAATTCTTCTTTTGTCATTTTTCTATGAAAATAGAGTACAAAAATAAAAAATGCCTTAAAAATATAAGACATTTTTGTGAAGATTATTTCGTAATAATCTAGAAATTTGTTTCATCCTCTACAGGAGCATTGGGAGCATTGTTTTTTACAGATTCTATTCCGTTTTCCATGCCGTTATCAGATTCATACATTTGGCTGGTTCCGATGATTTGTCCGTTTCCGGCTTTAAGGTTAAAATAACATCTGCCATCCCTGGCAGTATTTCTTTCAAATTTGGCATCTTCCTGAGAATTGATCTTTATAGAATTGATTCCGCTCTCACAGGACGGTTTTGTGCTGTATCCCTGGCTTGTTAAAATTACCTGACCGTTTCCTGCCTTCAGATTAAATTGAAAATCACCATTGGTTCTTTTAGAAATAATAAATTTTCCCATAAGTTCGTATTTTGAGTTAGTGGCTTTAGTTATACTAAATTTAGTAAAAAATATTGAAATCTAAAATTCTATAAAGTTGAAATGAACATACTATTAATATTTGGATTAAAGAAAAAACGCCCCAAAATGGGACGTTTTGAAATCAAATTTATGTTATAAAGACTAATAAGTTCCTTTTTCAATATAGTGAGCAGCCACCTTCTCAGTTAATGCTACTACATTTGGATGATTAGTATACTTAGTGAATCTTCTTAATCCTGAAAGCATCATTCTCTGCTCATCTCCTTCAGCGAAAGAAATGATTCCTTCCTTAGCAGCTACGATGATCTTTTCAACAGCTTTGTAAAGGTTCAATTGAGCCATGGCTGCTTCTACAGAGTCAGGAGAGAAGTGTTTCTCAGCTCTTAATACTGCAGATTCTGCCATATAGATCTGGTTAAGGATCTCAGAAGCATTCAATAATAAGTGTTGTTGCTTTTCAATATCCATCATGTATTTTTGAAGAGCTGCTCCGGAAACCATTAGGAATACTTTCTTAAGATTAGCGATAATAGCTTTCTCTTCACTCATGAATTCTGAATAATCAGGAACTTCAAATGAAGGAATACCCATCAATTCTTTGCTGATAGCCATTGCAGGAGATAAAAGGTCTAATTCACCTTTCATCGCTCTTTTAATAAGCATTCCTACTGCTAATAATCTGTTGATTTCGTTCGTTCCTTCATAGATTCTTCCAATTCTCGCATCTCTCCAGGCAGATTCCATTGGAGTATCTTCAGAGAATCCCATTCCACCATAAATCTGAATTCCTTCATCGGCAGTATTTTGGGTAAGATCAGATACAAAAACTTTAAGGATAGAAGCTTCTACTGCAAATTCTTCAACCCCTTTTAATTCAGCTTGCTGATGATCCATTCCTCCGGAAACTAATTCTTCGATTTTATCTTCAACATTTTTTGCTAAACGGTATGAACCTGCTTCACTTACGAAAACTCCGGTTGACATTTCAGCAAGCTTCTTTCTGATCGCTCCGAAAGTAGAGATCGAAACTCCGAATTGTTTTCTTTCATTTGAATATTGAATAGAGTGGTTTAAAATTCTTCTTTGTCCGTCAAGATTTGCTGCAGCCAATTTAATTCTACCAACATTTAATGCATTCAAAGCGATTTTAAAACCATTATTTCTTTCACCCAACATATTTTCTACAGGAACTTTCATATCATTGAAGAAAACCTGGCGGGTAGAAGAGGAACGAATCCCTAATTTATGCTCTTCTTCTCCAAAAGTTAAGCTTTCAGGGTTTTCCAGTTCAGAACGGTTGATGACGAACCCGGTGATGTTTTTATCATCATCAATTTTAGCAAACAGAGTGAAAGTATCAGCAAAACCTGCATTGGAAATCCACATTTTTTGACCGTTGATGATATAATGTTTTCCATCATCTGACAATTTTGCTCTGGTTTTTCCTGAATTGGCATCAGAACCCGCATCCGGTTCAGTCAAACAATAAGCACCAAATTTTGTTCCGTTCGCTAAATCCGGAAGATATTTCTTTTTTAATTCCTCAGTTCCGTAAAGGAGAGTAGGAAGTGTTCCTATTCCTGTATGCGCTCCATAAGCTGTTGCTAATGATCCATTTCCACCTGAAACGTAATCACAAGCCAACATTGTACTCACAAATCCCATTCCAAGACCTCCATATTCTTCAGGGACAGTAATTCCCAAAAGTCCCATTTCTCCTAATTGACGCATTTTCTCTTCAGTCAATGCATAATCCTTTTTCTCAAAACGATCATGTTGTGGAACAACTTCTCTATCTATAAATTCTTTCGCAGAATCGCGAAGCATTTTTTGTTCTTCACTCAGTTCTTCAAGACTGAAAATTTCATTTGCAGGAATTTCCTTGATCAGGAATTCACCTCCTTTTAATGTAGCCATATATTATTTTATTTTTTATTTTTTTGAGACTTTTAGATAATAGACGTATAGATGATAGATGTTGAATCTTGTCTATTATCTCTCTGTCTATTATTGATCTATTCTCTTAATTAATCTTTATTTAAAGTATTCTGAAACACCATTGTTGCTTTTTGAAATTCCTCAATTTTAAGTTCAAAGATTTCCCCTTTTTCGTCAGATAAATATTTTCTGTGATTGGCTAACAATATTTGTGTTTGTAATTCAAATGATGAGCCTAAAGAAATATCCAGAAAATGACTAAAAGACTTATTCGTTCTGCTTGAACCTTCAGCTATATTGGATGGAATTGAAATTGCACATCTGTCCATTTGACTTTTCAAACCATATTTTTCATAAGTTGGAAAAGTATCGGTAAGATCTAATGCATTTTTTGATAATTCTAAAGCCAGTTGCCAAATTTTAAGCTTCTTGAAATTATGTCTTTTAAAATCACTCATGTTTGCTTCTTTGGTTTTTGAGACTTTTAGTAAATAGACAGATGATAGATGTTGAACTATGTTTATTATCTCTCCGTCTATTATCTATTTGTCTATAGTAGTTCAAAAATTGAAGCCGCTCCTTGTCCGGTTCCCACACACATAGAAACCATTCCGTATTTGTTCCCACGTCTTCTCATTTCGTCAAGAAGTTGTACGGTCAATTTTGTTCCTGTACATCCAAGTGGGTGACCAAGAGCGATTGCTCCTCCGTTTACGTTTAAGATATCAGGATTTAAACCTAGCTCTTTTTTGATCGCCACTGATTGTGATGCAAATGCTTCGTTTAATTCGATTAATTCAATATCTTTTAATTCAAGACCAGCTTGTTTCAATGCTTTTGGAATAGCATAGATAGGCCCCATTCCCATAATTCTTGGCTCAAGACCTGCTGCTGCATAAGCTACTAATCTTGCTTCCGGCTCAAGACCTAATTCTTTTACCATTTCCTCGCTCATTACCATGACAAAAGCAGCACCATCACTCATCTGAGAAGAGTTTCCGGCAGTTACGCTCCCTCCGTTAGCGAAAACAGGTCTAAGTTTCGCTAAACCTGCTAGAGAAGTATCAGCTCTTGGACCTTCATCTACCGAGAAATCAAATTTCTTCGTCTGAATCTTCTGATTTTCATCAAGGAAATTATATTCTACAGGGATCGGAACAATCTGGTTGGCAAATTTTCCCTCCTGGTTAGCTTTTAAAGCCTTCATATGAGATTCAAATGCAAACTGATCTTGTTCTTCTCTGCTAATATTGTACTGTTTTGCTACTTCTTCAGCAGTGTAACCCATTCCCCAATAATAATCAGGGTTTGTTTTAGCGATATCCGTTTCTGGAACCGGTTTGTAACCACCCATCGGGATATAAGACATAGATTCTGTACCTCCTGCAATGATACAATCTGCCATTCCAGCCTGTATCTTTGCAGAAGCAATTGCAATAGCCTCACTTCCTGAAGCACAGTATCTGTTTACGGTTACTCCCGGAACTTTATCTGTATTTAGACCCATCAGAGATATCAAACGGGCTACGTTTAATC is a genomic window of Chryseobacterium nakagawai containing:
- a CDS encoding TonB-dependent receptor plug domain-containing protein, coding for MIKKIGSAFFLGSLLWVQAQEKTTDIENIEFQGKFISTPYKSANQNITVITKEDIANAPSKSIDEILQQVPGMDIRRRGSNGVQSDISFRGSSFEQVLLLLNGVRINDSQTGHNSMNIPVDLEDVEKIEIIKGPAARRFGQNAYAGVINVITKPGIGKKVKISAEGGDYSSYRLGFNAQMGNEKFSNTLQANSSGSQGYMYNTDYEIRNVFYQGKLNIKNGDLRLQAGFSEKKFGANGFYASKSAVDQYEEMQASIVSVAHQQTFGKLKINSNVYWRRGQDMYLYKRQDPSFYRNMHIGNNVGGEVNSSYQWGLGTTGVGVELRKEFLVSSNLGNPNRFVSQVFFEHHFSLFDKKLNISPGISWANYSKEGNFFYPGLDVGYNFNPNSKVYGNIAKVHRIPTFTDLYYISPQERGNPNLLPENGISSEVGYQYQDQKILAKISGFLRDSKNSIDWVKKDINDKTWVADNVGNIKIKGIETEINYKMNNWLKLMAGYTYIDGKFQNSNELVSIYVMDNLRHQFISKMETKFLGAFTNELVYRYNQRMNLGSYQLLDEKLSFSKRDYSVYVLVNNITNTKYTEAFGVEMPQRWFHIGFSYTINMK
- a CDS encoding DUF2490 domain-containing protein — protein: MKRFLGLGLLLSLSLIKAQEHISSFNAVTLTYKFHPKFFIYGEGQLRGNEDYTYPDYYEIKGGLGYNLTKNHKPFVGLGRYVNYKDHKLSREEFRVWLQDIIDIKKGIVKFENRFRAEKSWFYEPQTDQTSQRMRYRYRLNVSVPLNSKTIKKGTVFANAYDEIFLVSPMKPTFARNRVYGGFGYQIDDYFGILSGYLWQREFEAKGNKNLHFIYLALNINIDGTDHEVKTYDFPGAD
- a CDS encoding M48 family metalloprotease, which encodes MVFLLGYGAIQLLSIKVNYFTIFGAVGLFSIGVFVFIFLIRFIFRKNNYSTRHLIEVTRSHQPELFNMIDEIVMKTKVQAPKKVFLSPEVNASVSYNSIFWSMFLPVKKNLTIGMGLINSTSAGELRTVLAHEFGHFSQRSMKVGGYVNQAEKIIFETVYNNKDYENFIIAFSGGNVFFKIFGLISVSFISAFQYILKSISNFLFKNHASLQREMEYHADAISTFITNPEEQISSLLRLELSDAALTYTLNFYIESNQKYLPKNIYKNQVSLMKIFSERNNHPYVNGLPQIDLEDLTRYNKSRIEIEDQWASHPDIAKRVKRIKGNESENTSRDHRPAGEIIKGYENICETLTSKYLTLLNIKNVGEVIEDETFTSLYLENNNYQLLISCFNGYYERHTPILENIEAIIPNSKLQHGSDLFSDKKVSLVYEKAGIEQDLQTLKYLVSQPKEIKTFRYNGTLHKAKDAGNIIPQLEKELTQVTAELDTNDKSIFQYYYHICTDEQRMDLIRQYKKMSAIDKEFDEFQENLNEFIGYLQFMAVTLPFEEIRKHRAKLLKAEKPFKQKIRNLLENSAYKEFLTDEENNLLQQFVNTEYIYFNNDRYLQNEVDSVSLLIEKYQGLLTTYYLNTKQELLNLQSDLDRVS
- a CDS encoding phosphohydrolase, producing the protein MTKEELLNKAIKIADKAHKGQTDKYHAPYIAHVMRVMEYGKTIDEKIVGVLHDVVEDHPLEFSLDYLRAEGFPEYIIFAISCLTKFDPEEDYDEFIKRTERSLLAVAVKINDLRDNMDLRRVNRELTPKDIKRFNKYLKAYRYLIEKY
- a CDS encoding YegP family protein, whose protein sequence is MGKFIISKRTNGDFQFNLKAGNGQVILTSQGYSTKPSCESGINSIKINSQEDAKFERNTARDGRCYFNLKAGNGQIIGTSQMYESDNGMENGIESVKNNAPNAPVEDETNF
- a CDS encoding acyl-CoA dehydrogenase family protein: MATLKGGEFLIKEIPANEIFSLEELSEEQKMLRDSAKEFIDREVVPQHDRFEKKDYALTEEKMRQLGEMGLLGITVPEEYGGLGMGFVSTMLACDYVSGGNGSLATAYGAHTGIGTLPTLLYGTEELKKKYLPDLANGTKFGAYCLTEPDAGSDANSGKTRAKLSDDGKHYIINGQKMWISNAGFADTFTLFAKIDDDKNITGFVINRSELENPESLTFGEEEHKLGIRSSSTRQVFFNDMKVPVENMLGERNNGFKIALNALNVGRIKLAAANLDGQRRILNHSIQYSNERKQFGVSISTFGAIRKKLAEMSTGVFVSEAGSYRLAKNVEDKIEELVSGGMDHQQAELKGVEEFAVEASILKVFVSDLTQNTADEGIQIYGGMGFSEDTPMESAWRDARIGRIYEGTNEINRLLAVGMLIKRAMKGELDLLSPAMAISKELMGIPSFEVPDYSEFMSEEKAIIANLKKVFLMVSGAALQKYMMDIEKQQHLLLNASEILNQIYMAESAVLRAEKHFSPDSVEAAMAQLNLYKAVEKIIVAAKEGIISFAEGDEQRMMLSGLRRFTKYTNHPNVVALTEKVAAHYIEKGTY
- a CDS encoding four helix bundle protein, translating into MSDFKRHNFKKLKIWQLALELSKNALDLTDTFPTYEKYGLKSQMDRCAISIPSNIAEGSSRTNKSFSHFLDISLGSSFELQTQILLANHRKYLSDEKGEIFELKIEEFQKATMVFQNTLNKD
- a CDS encoding acetyl-CoA C-acyltransferase, which gives rise to MKTAYIVKGFRSAVGKAPKGSLRFTRPDVMAATVIEKLMAELPQLDKNRIDDLIVGNAMPEAEQGLNVARLISLMGLNTDKVPGVTVNRYCASGSEAIAIASAKIQAGMADCIIAGGTESMSYIPMGGYKPVPETDIAKTNPDYYWGMGYTAEEVAKQYNISREEQDQFAFESHMKALKANQEGKFANQIVPIPVEYNFLDENQKIQTKKFDFSVDEGPRADTSLAGLAKLRPVFANGGSVTAGNSSQMSDGAAFVMVMSEEMVKELGLEPEARLVAYAAAGLEPRIMGMGPIYAIPKALKQAGLELKDIELIELNEAFASQSVAIKKELGLNPDILNVNGGAIALGHPLGCTGTKLTVQLLDEMRRRGNKYGMVSMCVGTGQGAASIFELL